The DNA window TTAAAGGAAAACGAAGATTTAGAAGGTAATACAGGCCATACTTGCAAGGATCAATTTATCCCTAGTAGTTCCAACGACAATCACCCCCCAAAAAAATTCCTTCCAAACACATTTAATAGACACCTACATGGAAATAAAAATCAAAAAAAATCCGTTAAAGTAAATCAATTTCTATTGCATGACAGAAATACTATTGAGATGAAACAACGTTTTTGTAAACATCTCATGCATAAAAAAAATACAACTAGTAAATTGGGGAAAGAGGAGAAAAATACATGTATTAAGGAAAAAACTGAGCCCATTAAATTAATTACACCTAAAATCCCAGTTAGAAAATTAAGTCCAATGGAAGAAAATGAAATGTTAGAGCAGCAGTATTATTCTTTAATGAATCATGCAGCCAGAATGTATGATCATTCACAAAGAACAAACAAAAACAAGGTTGGGAAAGTCCAAACGAATGTCTCTAGTACTAATCCAAACAATGAGCTTGCCAATAAACGCCATATAAATGTAATACAAGTATATTTACAAGAAGAGACAATGATAGAGAAGCAGTACTATGCTTTAATGAAATATACATTTAAGAAGTACCAAGAATTAAGAGCTGAAAGAAAAGTGAAAAGATCTTGATGCGAACAATTACAGTAATTCGTTGAAAGCATCTGTAAATAAACGAAGCACTCCAAATGACTAATGGTGAGGCAATAGATTAGATTACTGGTACTTCCCCAATTAGTTACAGGGATAATTGGAGGCTTTAGCTATTAGTAATTTGGATAATAATTTAAAAGGAGAGGTAACCTTGAATAATATTATTCAAAGTCTTATAAAGGAAGTTGTTCGGGTAGAGGTTTCAGGGAAGAAACTAATTAATGGTACGGTTATTGACTCTGGTAGCGACGTAATTGTTCTATTTAACGGGATTAATTATGTGTATATTCCAGTAGACCATATACAACGTTTTGGAGTTTATGATGATAATGAAGAAGATATACAGGCTCCTTCAGAGTCTCCAAACATTACGGCATTAGAAAATGAAAAAGAGTTAACTTTTAGAGAGGTTCTTACACAAGCGCAAGGAATTTATGTTGAGATCTATGTAACAGATGGCCAGCCTCTTCACGGCTATATTATGAGTCTTATGAATGATTACTTTATATTCTATTCTCCTATTTATAAAACGATGTATATTTCTATAAAGCATCTAAAATGGCTTATTCCTTATTCTCAAAATGAAAGCCCATACGGCATGAACAACCAAACTAACTTGGTACAATCGAATGGACAGTTATTAGCAAACACCTTTAAAGAACAAGTTGAAAAGTTTCAAAATTCAATCGTCGTGCTTAATATTGGCGGAGATAAAAGTCATATCGGGAAAATAAATAATGTAGAAGAACAAATAGTTGAGATTAAAGGAGCAAGAACAAATTCTTATTATCTAAATCTGGATCATATTAAAACTTTACACGAAGTGTAAACAAATTTGATAAAATTCCGCTCAGGATGCGATGGTTTTAGCGTGAACTGACAGTTCATCTAAGTTTAGCTATAGTTTATAAGAAGTGACCTACCATTTTGGCTGACGAGAAAATATCGACAGCCTATTTCCTTTGATTTGATTGACTAGCCCCAAATGAAAAAGAATGTTCGATTAGTTTGTCCATTTTATCCGATTAAAGAAAATAATACATAAAATGATTATTCATTCAGAAGCAAATGGGGCTGTCCAATAAGCCCATAAATTGAAGCAGGTGTAGAAAAACGAGTCTTTTTCTACACCTGTTTTTTGTATACTTTTTATTAAACTACTATTTTGTAGGCAATTGATTGTAGTGGAAGACGGCGACTCCAGCGGGAATAGCAGATGTTTTCTGCACCGAAAGCGTCCGTCTGGAAAGGAAATCAATACATTGGAAAAGGGACCATCTCTCAGTCACTATATGTTTTAGGGACAGCCGCTTTTTTGTCGTTTGCAAAATGTAAAATGCAGGTGAAATATTTATATTTATTCATAGCTAAGGACAGACATCTCGTTTCTTTACGATTTAAGCGAATATACATACAAGTAAACGGACAAACGATTATAAAGAGAGGAAATGGTATATGTATGAGTTTACAGATTGGAATCGCCAGTTTGGTATTCCTAACGACTATGCTAATTATATTTTGGAGGCCTAGAGGACTGAACGAAGCATGGCCTGCGGCAATTGGAGCAGTGATTATTTTACTAGCAGGGATTGTATCAAGAGCAGACATTATGGACATCATCAGTAAAATTGGTGGGGCCTCTATAACGATTATGGCAACGATTGTCATGGCTGTAATATTAGAGAGTTTCGGATTTTTTAACTGGGCAGCTGCGAGGCTTGCAAATTTAGCGAAGGGTTCAGGCTATCGTCTTTATTGGTATATCCAGTTGCTATGTTTTTTAATGACTCTATTATTTAATAACGATGGGAGTATTTTAATAACTACCCCAATATTAATTCTGCTACTTAAAAACCTGCGACTAAAACCTCATCAACAAATTCCTTATTTGTTAAGTGGCGCACTAATTGCCACTGCTTCCAGTGCCCCAATTGGTGTAAGTAATATCGTTAACTTGATCGCACTAAATATCGTTCATATGTCCCTTTGGATGCATACAGCAATGATGTTTGTCCCCGCTACATTAGGTTTGTTGTTTATGTCTTACTTGATGTATATCGTAGTAAAGAAAAAACTGCCAAAAACATTGCCGGATTCAGCTATTGATATAGAAGAATCCTTTTTCACGCAAAATTTTCACCCTTTAAAAACGAAGATTTCTATAGAATCAAAACAGAAACGAACTAAATTTATGTTAAAGGTATTGCTGTTTGTCTTTATCATGCGTTGTCTACTTTTCGTTGCATCTTATATCAATGTCCCAATTGAAATCGTTGCAGTTCTTGGGTCAGTGGTCCTACTTTTATGGAGATGGTACCATTTACGTACTAACCCAGTGGATATTTTGAAAAAGACGCCTTGGCACATTCTTATTTTTGCCTTCTCTATGTATGTGATTATATATGGCTTGAATAATGTGGGACTTACGGCCTTGCTGGTACAATGGTTTGAACCAATCGTAAATCAAGGTTTATTCCAAGCTAGTTTTATCATGGGGGGATTAGTATCAGTACTTTCTAACCTCTTTAATAATCACCCAGCACTAATGATTGGAACAATCACTTTAACCGAAATGGGGTTAGATCCAATCACATTGAAGACCATCTACCTTGCCAATATTATTGGTAGTGATATGGGTTCATTGCTGTTACCTATTGGGACCCTTGCTTCACTTATTTGGATGCATATTCTAAGGAAAAGTAAGATAAAAATCACGTGGAAAGATTATTTAAGTGTAACGTTGATTGTCATACCAATAGCAACAATTGTAACGTTGACATTGTTATACTTTTGGGTGCAAATGGTATTTACCTAATAAACCACCTATTTACAAGATCCAAAATTGAGTGTATGGTTCCTTAATATTCCTTCGAAAAAGAATTATTTAAATACATGGGTAATGACGCAAGTTAAGAAGATTACTGTGTGAAGTTCACTTTATTAATTTAATGGGAATAATTAGTGTAGCAGGGAATCTTAAGGGTAAAATATTTCCTGCTATTATCTATTAGGAAAACTAATTCTTTTCCGGTTCAAGTTTATTAACGAAAAAAGAACCCATTTTAAAAACGTCTTATATCCTACTTGAAGAAACTAAAAAGATAGGATATTAAAGATGTAATTAAGATGGATCCATATGGTAATCATTACTTTAGAATATATTATTAAAAATTATCAACTTATATAGTTTCAACACTTCTGCATCTATTAGAATAGGGGCAAAGACCAGGGGGGATCCATATGTACGTCAGCTAAGTTCCTATGCCAACGTCCATAGAGCATATCTGTACAAGTTTATAAAAATTATATAATGTATCTTTCATTTGAAAATATTTAATCGCATTGCTACCTACATATATACTCAAATTTTTAGAAAAGCAAAAGGAGCAGTCATGTAAACCATTTCTTTTTGTTTTGACTCTGTAAAAAAATAGTAAGAAAGGATTTTCTGTGTATTCTTATTTCCTGATTGTTCTTTGTATGTATATGATTATTTAATTGGAAATGATACAACATAATTCGTTCTTCTATTAAATGTTTTATGTCTGCGTGAGGAAAAGCCTTTCCAACAACTTTATTAATATAAAAGGCATGTATAGAAAGACTGTACATGCCTTTTTAGTAAGAGCTTGTTCTTACCAATTAGTATATGAAGGGAAGGATCTAGACTATAAACAAACCGCGGAATAAGGATAAATATAAAAAAAGAGGATGTGAGTCATCCTCTTTCAAAATAAAAATATTATTTCCCACCTAAAAGGTCAAATAGTCCACCAGCAATACTACCTTCTCCAGGAGATCCTCCGCCTATAGTTTGTGGGGCAGCTGCGAACACACGACTTGCTAAACGGCTAAATGGTAGCGATTGAATCCATACAGTACCTGGTCCACGAAGAGTTGCGAAGAATAACCCTTCCCCTCCAAATAATGCTGTTTTCACTCCTTTTACCATTTCGATATTGTAGTCTACATCTGAAGTCATCGCTACTAAACATCCAGTGTCCACTCGTAAAACCTCACCGGGTTGTAACTCTTTTTTATGAATAGTTCCACCTGCATGAACAAAAGCAAGGCCGTCTCCTTCAAGCTTTTGCATAATAAACCCTTCTCCACCAAAAAATCCAGTGCCTAACTTACGTTGAAATTCAATTCCAACTGAAACACCTTTAGCAGCCGCTAAAAATGCATCTTTTTGACAAATAATTTTTCCGCGATATTCGCTTAGATCCATAGGAATTATTTTGCCTGGATATGGAGATGCAAAATAAACATGCTTCTTCCCGTTACCAGTATTTGTAAACGTAGTCATGAATAAACTTTCCCCTGTTATCATACGTTTACCTGCACCCATTAATTTTCCCATTATGCCGCTACCGCCAGATTTGGAGCCATCACCAAAAATAGTTTCCATATCAATACCGTCTTCCATCATCATTAAGCTTCCTGCTTCAGCAACTACGGTTTCTTGTGGATCTAGTTCAATTTCTACAAATTGCATATCGTCTCCGTATAATTTGTAATCTATTTCATGATTGTTCATTTTTACTTTCCTCCTAAATGTTTAATTAACTATTAATACGAAAAGCGAAGTGAAAAGTTTCACATATAAATTTGTAAGATTTTAAAGGAATTCAAGCGCATGTATAGAATGTATTATTATGACGGAATTTTCAAACAAATGGAAAAGAGGTTAGAAAATGAATTTAACTAATTTTATTGATGGAAAGTGGCAAAACGACGAAGAGGCAACATACACAGGTGTTTATAATCCAGCGAACGGAGAACAGTTAGCAGAAGTTAGAATGTCCACAAAAGAGGATGTGGATCTAGCGGTTGCAGCAGCTGTTAAAGCACAAAAAAAATGGGCGTTAGTTCCAGCTCCTAAGCGAGCGGATTATTTATATGAAATTGGCAGACTAATGAGAGAGAAGAAGGAACATCTTGCACAAGTTCTTACAAAAGAAATGGGAAAGGTCATTGAAGAAGGTCGTGGAGAGGTGCAAGAAGGGATAGATATGGCATTTTACATGGCAGGAGAGGGACGACGACTGTTCGGTGAAACGACTCCTTCTGAGCTTGCAGATAAATTTGCAATGAGTGTTCGCGCACCGATAGGAGTAGTTGGACTCATTACTCCATGGAATTTCCCAGTGGCGATTGCTACATGGAAATCGTTTCCGGCAATCGTAGCAGGAAATGCATTTATTTGGAAACCAGCAACTGAAACGCCAATGATGGCATTTGAAATGGCGAAGATTTTTGAGGAGGCTGGGCTACCGGCAGGTGTTGCAAATATTGTATTTGGTTCCGGATCAGAAGTAGGTACTGCCATGATAGAGCACCCAGAAGTGAAAGTTATTTCATTTACAGGTTCGACCGAAACAGGTAGTAAAGTAGCAGAGCTCGGAGGAAAACATTTAAAGAAAGTGTCACTTGAAATGGGTGGGAAAAACGCAGTTATTGTAATGGATGATGCAGACTTACCTCTTGCAGTGGAAGGTATATTGTGGAGCGCATTTGGGACAGCAGGTCAGCGCTGTACGGCATGTAGTCGTGTCATTGTGCATAAAGATGTAAAGAAGGATTTAGAAGAAATGCTTCTTGCACAAATGGAGAAGCTCACGATTGGAGACGGGTTAGATGAATCGGTTAAAATCGGACCTGTTATTAATAAACAAGCATTAGAAAAGATTCACTCCTACACACTGATTGGAAAAGAAGAAGGAGCCAAACTTCTAACTGGTGGAAATATATTAGAAGAGGGGGATTTAGCAAACGGAAATTATTATGCACCCACTCTATTCACGGATGTCACACCACAGATGAGAATTGCACAAGAAGAAATATTTGGTCCAGTTGTATCTCTAATTGAAGTAGGTTCTCTAGAAGAAGCAATTGAAGTTAATAACGGAGTGAAATTTGGACTTTCTAGTTCGATTTTTTCGCGAGATGTAAATAAGATCTTCCGAGCACAGCGGGACCTAGATACTGGTATTGTCTATGTGAATGCTGGTACTACAGGAGCTGAAATCCACTTGCCATTTGGAGGAACAAAAGGAACGGGGAATGGACACCGAGATTCAGGAGTAGCAGCGCTCGATGTATATACAGAGTGGAAAAGTATTTACGTAGACTTTAGCGGGAAATTACAACGTGCACAAATAGATACAAAATAATAGGGGGGATACCAACATGAAAGTAGCAGTATTAGGTGCAGGATTAATGGGGAAAGAAGCAGCTCGAGATTTAATATTAAGTCCTAATGTAGAAAAGGTTTTATTATGCGATTTAGATGTTGGACAAGCAAATATGTTTAAAGAAAAAATGCAAAATGCAAAGATTGAAGTTTTAAGATTAGATGCAAATGATGATGAAAATATACTTCAGATAATGAGAAAAGTGGATGTTGTGATTAATGCATTATTTTATTCCTTCAATGAAAAGGTTGCGCGTCTAGCGGTAGAGGCTGGGGTGCATTCCATTGATCTAGGGGGCCATATTGGTGGCGCGACAGATGCAGTTCTCGCACTTAATGATAAGGCGAAAGAAAGAGGAATTACACTTATTCCAGATTTAGGAGTAGCACCTGGAATGATTAATATTTTAGCGGGTTACGGTGCAAGTAAGCTGGACGAACTAACAAGCATTCGTTTATTCGTTGGTGGAATTCCAATAGAGCCTGAAGGAGTATTCAAATACAATATCGTTTTTTCGCTAGAAGGGGTGTTTGATCATTATACAGATCCTTCCCATGTCATCCGAAATGGTCAGTTACAAGAAGTGGAGTCACTGACGGAAGTAGAACCTATCTACTTTGACAATTACGGAGAGTTAGAGGCTTTTCATACAGCTGGAGGTACGTCT is part of the Psychrobacillus sp. FSL H8-0483 genome and encodes:
- a CDS encoding saccharopine dehydrogenase C-terminal domain-containing protein yields the protein MKVAVLGAGLMGKEAARDLILSPNVEKVLLCDLDVGQANMFKEKMQNAKIEVLRLDANDDENILQIMRKVDVVINALFYSFNEKVARLAVEAGVHSIDLGGHIGGATDAVLALNDKAKERGITLIPDLGVAPGMINILAGYGASKLDELTSIRLFVGGIPIEPEGVFKYNIVFSLEGVFDHYTDPSHVIRNGQLQEVESLTEVEPIYFDNYGELEAFHTAGGTSTLSKSFSHVETLEYKTIRYKGHADKFKLLVDLGLTNKNKVVKAEGIFVKVRDVLKEVLTPQLLLGDKEDAVLLRVIVAGKKDGASTTYTYELATKKDPFSGVTAMARATANTISVVAQMIGNGVISSRGVFAPELIVPGDLYIKEMAARGVLIKESIKIKENDELKEIDIKESIEIKESDEIKESIEISESDEQKEIEEIKEIEKIKETVARGE
- a CDS encoding aldehyde dehydrogenase family protein, with the protein product MNLTNFIDGKWQNDEEATYTGVYNPANGEQLAEVRMSTKEDVDLAVAAAVKAQKKWALVPAPKRADYLYEIGRLMREKKEHLAQVLTKEMGKVIEEGRGEVQEGIDMAFYMAGEGRRLFGETTPSELADKFAMSVRAPIGVVGLITPWNFPVAIATWKSFPAIVAGNAFIWKPATETPMMAFEMAKIFEEAGLPAGVANIVFGSGSEVGTAMIEHPEVKVISFTGSTETGSKVAELGGKHLKKVSLEMGGKNAVIVMDDADLPLAVEGILWSAFGTAGQRCTACSRVIVHKDVKKDLEEMLLAQMEKLTIGDGLDESVKIGPVINKQALEKIHSYTLIGKEEGAKLLTGGNILEEGDLANGNYYAPTLFTDVTPQMRIAQEEIFGPVVSLIEVGSLEEAIEVNNGVKFGLSSSIFSRDVNKIFRAQRDLDTGIVYVNAGTTGAEIHLPFGGTKGTGNGHRDSGVAALDVYTEWKSIYVDFSGKLQRAQIDTK
- a CDS encoding DUF2642 domain-containing protein codes for the protein MNNIIQSLIKEVVRVEVSGKKLINGTVIDSGSDVIVLFNGINYVYIPVDHIQRFGVYDDNEEDIQAPSESPNITALENEKELTFREVLTQAQGIYVEIYVTDGQPLHGYIMSLMNDYFIFYSPIYKTMYISIKHLKWLIPYSQNESPYGMNNQTNLVQSNGQLLANTFKEQVEKFQNSIVVLNIGGDKSHIGKINNVEEQIVEIKGARTNSYYLNLDHIKTLHEV
- a CDS encoding arsenic transporter gives rise to the protein MSLQIGIASLVFLTTMLIIFWRPRGLNEAWPAAIGAVIILLAGIVSRADIMDIISKIGGASITIMATIVMAVILESFGFFNWAAARLANLAKGSGYRLYWYIQLLCFLMTLLFNNDGSILITTPILILLLKNLRLKPHQQIPYLLSGALIATASSAPIGVSNIVNLIALNIVHMSLWMHTAMMFVPATLGLLFMSYLMYIVVKKKLPKTLPDSAIDIEESFFTQNFHPLKTKISIESKQKRTKFMLKVLLFVFIMRCLLFVASYINVPIEIVAVLGSVVLLLWRWYHLRTNPVDILKKTPWHILIFAFSMYVIIYGLNNVGLTALLVQWFEPIVNQGLFQASFIMGGLVSVLSNLFNNHPALMIGTITLTEMGLDPITLKTIYLANIIGSDMGSLLLPIGTLASLIWMHILRKSKIKITWKDYLSVTLIVIPIATIVTLTLLYFWVQMVFT
- a CDS encoding TIGR00266 family protein, with translation MNNHEIDYKLYGDDMQFVEIELDPQETVVAEAGSLMMMEDGIDMETIFGDGSKSGGSGIMGKLMGAGKRMITGESLFMTTFTNTGNGKKHVYFASPYPGKIIPMDLSEYRGKIICQKDAFLAAAKGVSVGIEFQRKLGTGFFGGEGFIMQKLEGDGLAFVHAGGTIHKKELQPGEVLRVDTGCLVAMTSDVDYNIEMVKGVKTALFGGEGLFFATLRGPGTVWIQSLPFSRLASRVFAAAPQTIGGGSPGEGSIAGGLFDLLGGK